The proteins below are encoded in one region of Serratia symbiotica:
- the gpW gene encoding gpW family head-tail joining protein, with the protein MFNRNTSLLAGAMTREQLQDALTKAQQAYIDLASGSRGVSFSYTQGDGTRSVSFQQASMADLMALIQLLQAQLGINIRPRRPMRFRF; encoded by the coding sequence ATGTTTAACCGCAATACCAGCCTGCTGGCCGGAGCGATGACGCGTGAACAATTGCAGGATGCGCTGACTAAGGCGCAGCAGGCGTATATCGATCTGGCCTCGGGATCACGCGGTGTGTCGTTCTCATATACCCAAGGAGACGGCACCCGGTCAGTTTCTTTTCAACAGGCATCAATGGCTGACCTGATGGCGCTGATCCAGCTTCTCCAGGCTCAGTTAGGGATTAATATCAGGCCGCGCCGTCCAATGAGGTTCAGATTCTGA
- a CDS encoding phage portal protein: MNDVKILGPNGQPLPPSRSKASMLVGGSRVPYDAADSFSDQLANWQPALWSPDNEINIYRDRIVSRVRDLARNDGWASGSITRVLDNAIGANFRPILKPDYRMLALMTGNSAFDSTWADEYGKVIEAHWRSWAQDDPGRFCDVERKQTVSQMLRLGFRHKLIDGDALAVLQYRPDRLGRGRGRYATTVQIVDPDRLSNPQQNFDMPNIRGGVEIDGDGAPVAYHIREAHIGDWWSGAKTMTWQRIPRETDWGRPHVVHDYDHERGAQHRGNGILTPVVQRLKMLIKYDQTELEAAILNAVFGAYITSPYDPQMVEAAMGETFDDTSIGAYQDGRVDFHRDRRISLQNGARMPILYPGEDVKAVNAARPHSNFEVFESAALRNIAAATGLSTQQVTQDWSDVNYSSARSAMLEAWKTLTRRRDDFSVGFAQPILSAFIEEIHDTEDLPLPNGAPHFLDARAAYCRARWMGPGRGWVDPVAEKKGAILGMDAGLSTLEMEAAENAGEDWEEMLDQRAREIAAFEERGLTPPSWAQADVFAPETIKDPEAE, encoded by the coding sequence ATGAATGATGTCAAGATACTTGGCCCCAACGGGCAACCGTTGCCGCCATCCCGTTCAAAGGCGTCCATGCTGGTAGGCGGAAGTCGGGTGCCGTACGACGCCGCTGACTCATTCAGTGACCAGTTGGCAAACTGGCAACCGGCGCTATGGTCGCCCGACAATGAGATCAATATTTACCGCGATCGAATTGTCTCCCGTGTCAGGGATTTGGCCCGCAATGATGGGTGGGCCAGTGGCAGCATTACCCGGGTGTTGGATAACGCCATTGGCGCTAACTTTCGCCCCATCCTGAAACCTGATTACCGCATGCTGGCGTTGATGACGGGTAACAGTGCATTTGACTCCACTTGGGCGGATGAATACGGCAAAGTGATCGAGGCACACTGGCGGTCATGGGCGCAGGATGACCCCGGCCGTTTTTGTGACGTTGAGCGAAAACAAACGGTGTCGCAAATGCTGAGGCTGGGCTTCCGTCACAAACTGATTGATGGTGATGCGCTGGCAGTTCTGCAATATCGGCCTGATCGGCTTGGGCGAGGGCGAGGCCGTTACGCCACGACAGTGCAAATTGTTGACCCAGATCGACTGAGCAACCCGCAACAAAACTTCGATATGCCGAACATTCGTGGCGGTGTCGAAATTGATGGTGATGGTGCGCCAGTAGCCTATCACATACGTGAAGCGCATATCGGCGACTGGTGGAGCGGAGCCAAAACGATGACCTGGCAGCGTATCCCGAGGGAAACCGATTGGGGCCGACCGCATGTGGTGCATGATTATGACCATGAGCGTGGTGCCCAGCATCGTGGGAACGGGATATTAACGCCGGTGGTACAGCGCCTGAAAATGCTCATCAAGTACGATCAGACAGAGTTGGAAGCGGCGATATTGAATGCGGTCTTCGGTGCCTACATTACCTCGCCGTACGATCCGCAGATGGTTGAAGCAGCGATGGGGGAAACCTTCGACGATACCAGTATTGGCGCTTACCAAGATGGTCGTGTTGATTTCCATAGAGATCGTCGCATATCTCTGCAAAACGGCGCACGAATGCCAATCTTGTATCCCGGTGAGGATGTCAAAGCCGTCAATGCGGCACGCCCGCACAGCAATTTTGAAGTATTCGAAAGTGCAGCATTACGTAATATCGCCGCTGCAACGGGGCTTTCTACCCAGCAGGTAACACAAGACTGGTCTGATGTTAACTACAGCTCTGCACGTTCGGCGATGTTGGAAGCATGGAAAACGTTGACCCGCCGGCGTGATGATTTTTCTGTCGGGTTTGCACAACCTATCTTGTCTGCGTTCATCGAAGAAATCCACGACACGGAAGATTTACCGCTGCCGAACGGCGCTCCGCACTTTCTGGATGCCAGGGCGGCCTATTGTCGTGCGCGCTGGATGGGGCCAGGTCGAGGCTGGGTAGATCCGGTGGCAGAGAAGAAAGGGGCCATACTCGGTATGGATGCCGGACTTTCCACGTTGGAAATGGAAGCCGCAGAAAACGCCGGTGAAGACTGGGAGGAAATGCTGGATCAGCGTGCCAGAGAAATCGCGGCATTTGAAGAGCGCGGATTAACGCCACCTAGCTGGGCGCAAGCTGATGTATTTGCACCTGAAACAATTAAAGATCCGGAGGCAGAGTGA